A window from Apteryx mantelli isolate bAptMan1 chromosome 27, bAptMan1.hap1, whole genome shotgun sequence encodes these proteins:
- the TRIM63 gene encoding E3 ubiquitin-protein ligase TRIM63 — translation MDYQPGIIRDGSPMENLEKQLICPICLEMFTKPVVILPCQHNLCRKCANDVFQAANPYWQSRGSVISGGRFRCPSCRHEVLLDRHGVYGLQRNLLVENIIDIYKQECSSRPLQKGEHPMCKEHEDERINIYCVTCEVPTCSMCKVFGAHKECEVAPLQSVFQGQKSELNNCISMLVAGNDRIQTIISQLEDSCRSTEENSQAAERELCERFSALGTLLEEKKTEMLQRIAKEREDKTGFVQALIHKYKEQLEKSSRLVETAIQAMEETGGAAFLMNAKQLIKTIVEASKGGRLEKIEQGFENMDGFSVNLDHIADAVRALDFETDEEDDEFFEEEEEETEEEAALAKRVDAPQ, via the exons ATGGATTACCAACCCGGCATCATCCGGGACGGCAGCCCCATGGAGAACCTGGAGAAGCAGCTCATCTGCCCCATCTGCCTGGAGATGTTCACCAAGCCCGTGGTGATCCTGCCCTGCCAGCACAACCTCTGCCGCAAGTGTGCCAACGACGTCTTCCAG GCCGCCAACCCGTACTGGCAGAGCCGGGGCAGCGTCATCTCGGGGGGCCGTTTCCGGTGCCCGTCCTGCCGCCACGAGGTGCTCCTGGACCGCCACGGCGTCTACGGGCTGCAGAGGAACCTGCTGGTGGAGAACATCATCGACATCTACAAGCAGGAGTGCTCCAG CAGGCCGCTGCAGAAGGGCGAGCACCCCATGTGCAAGGAGCACGAGGACGAGCGCATCAACATCTACTGCGTCACCTGCGAGGTGCCCACCTGCTCCATGTGCAAGGTCTTCGGCGCCCACAAGGAGTGCGAGGTGGCCCCGCTGCAGAGCGTCTTCCAGGGCCAGAAG AGCGAGCTGAACAACTGCATCTCCATGCTGGTGGCCGGCAACGACAGGATCCAAACGATCATCAGCCAGCTGGAGGACTCCTGCCGGAGCACCGAG GAGAACAGCCAGGCGGCGGAGCGGGAGCTGTGCGAGAGGTTCAGCGCCCTGGGGACGCTCCTGGAGGAGAAGAAGACGGAGATGCTGCAGCGCATCGCCAAGGAGCGGGAGGACAAGACGGGCTTCGTGCAGGCCCTCATCCACAAGTAcaaggagcagctggagaagtCATCCCGCCTGGTGGAGACGGCCATCCAGGCCATGGAGGAGACCGGCGGCGCCGCTTTCCTCATG AACGCCAAGCAGCTCATTAAAAC GATCGTGGAGGCCTCCAAGGGCGGCCGGCTGGAGAAGATCGAGCAAGGCTTCGAGAACATGGACGGCTTCTCCGTGAACCTGGACCACATTGCCGACGCGGTCCGGGCCTTAGACTTCGAAACAG ATGAGGAAGACGATGAGTtctttgaggaggaggaagaagagacggAAGAGGAAGCAGCGCTGGCGAAGAGGGTGGACG CTCCCCAGTAG